One window of Ciconia boyciana chromosome 10, ASM3463844v1, whole genome shotgun sequence genomic DNA carries:
- the USP37 gene encoding ubiquitin carboxyl-terminal hydrolase 37 — protein sequence MAPLKVHGPVRMRSMQTGITKWKEGSFEIVEKDNKVNLVVHYNVGGIPKTFQLSHNIKTVTLRPNGRKLCCLMLTLKDTSFLTIDKVPFKDANEMRMYLDAVHQDRVHTAGKPSQGSGSFGGVLGSRTTQKEANRQFSYIENQTPPKRVTVESKEENPFRKVLGTPARASVKSSAGTGTPSNRVNISASPASSAPHRTGLLENREKRKRTQLPGSEMSEDYPKENDSSTNNKALSDPAWKYLNNSREKQLNLKQAEENRTSGILPLQSSSFYGSRSSSKEHSTGSSTLDRSSVSSQTPSAKRSLGFLSQPAPLSVKKMRSNQDYTGWNKPRVPLSTHPQQQLQGFSNLGNTCYMNAILQSLFSIQSFANDLLKQGIPWKKIPLNALIRRFAHLLAKKDVCSPEVKKELLKKVKSAISATAERFSGYMQNDAHEFLSQCLDQLKEDMEKLNKTWKSEPVPNEDNSPGRASDDLSATKVYTCPVISNLEFEVQHSIICKMCGETVTKREQFNDLSIDLPRRKKLLPSRSIQDSLDLFFRAEEIEYSCEKCNGKSAVVTHKFNRLPRVLILHLKRYSFNVALSLNHKVGQQVVIPRYLTLLSHCMESTRLPLTLGWSVHSAISRPLKASQMVNSCTISTSTPSRKYTFKSKSSAALYVDSDSDDEPLKRSVAHSQRLCNIQSRDQQQLQEEPEKGSKRSKMEGDKPELGNAGFDGMSEDELLAAVLEISKREASLSLSHDEDKPTSSPDTGFGDDEIQELPENLESMEMEKPKAALDSGPANFTEITKDFDENKENKTPEGSQGEVDWLQQYDMEREREEQELQQALAQSLQEQEAREQKEDDDLKRATELSLQEFNSSLLDSVGSDEDSGNEDVLDMEYSEAEAEELKRNAETGELPHSYRLISIVSHIGSTSSSGHYISDVYDIKKQSWFTYNDLEVSRTLEATVQCDRDRSGYIFFYMHKDIFDELLETEKNAQPLSMEVGRSVRQPL from the exons ATGGCTCCGCTAAAGGTGCACGGACCTGTCCGGATGCGCAGCATGCAGACTGGGattacaaaatggaaagaagggAGCTTTGAAATTGTGGAGAAGGACAACAAAGTGAATCTAGTGGTTCACTACAATGTTGGAGGAATTCCAAAGACATTTCAG cTAAGCCATAACATTAAAACTGTGACCTTACGACCAAATGGTAGAAAACTGTGCTGCCTGATGCTAACACTAAAGGATACCAGCTTCCTGACAATTGATAAGGTACCATTTAAAGACGCAAATGAAATGCGGATGTATTTGGATGCAGTCCATCAAGACAGGGTTCATACTG CTGGGAAACCCTCTCAGGGATCTGGCAGCTTTGGAGGTGTGCTGGGCAGCAGGACCACACAGAAGGAAGCTAACAGGCAATTCTCGTATATAGAGAACCAG ACTCCTCCCAAAAGAGTGACCGTGGAAAGTAAGGAGGAAAATCCGTTTCGCAAGGTGCTGGGTACCCCAGCGAGAGCGTCTGTTAAGAGTTCTGCTGGAACTGGAACACCTAGCAACAGAGTGAACATTTCGGCATCTCCTGCATCATCAGCCCCTCACAGAACGGGCTTGTTGGAGAATCG tgaaaagaggaaaagaacacAACTTCCTGGTTCAGAAATGAGTGAAGATTATCCCAAAGAGAATGATTCTTCAAC GAATAATAAAGCCTTGAGTGATCCAGCATGGAAGTACTTGAACAATAGCAGAGAGAAACAGTTGAATCTgaagcaggcagaggaaaatAGGACatcag gtATTTTACCACTGCAGTCATCATCCTTTTATGGTAGTCGGTCCTCATCAAAAGAGCACTCCACTGGCAGTTCCACCCTGGACAG GTCTAGCGTATCCAGCCAGACCCCTTCAGCCAAAAGAAGCCTGGGATTTCTTTCTCAGCCTGCCcctctttctgttaaaaaaatgagatCTAATCAAGATTACACAGGGTGGAACAAACCCCGAGTGCCCCTTTCCACCCATCCTCAACAACAGTTACAAGg attttcaaactTGGGAAACACCTGCTATATGAATGCCATTCTACAGTCCTTGTTTTCAATTCAGTCTTTTGCTAATGATTTGCTCAAGCAGGGTatcccatggaaaaaaattccactcAATGCACTTATCAG ACGTTTTGCCCATCTGCTTGCTAAAAAGGATGTCTGCAGCCCTGAGGTTAAGAAAGAGCTGCTCAAGAAGGTGAAAAGTGCCATTTCAGCTACTGCAGAAAGATTTTCTGGGTACATGCAGAAC GATGCACATGAGTTCTTGAGCCAGTGTCTGGATCAGCTGAAGGAAGACATGGAAAAGTTAAACAAAACGTGGAAGAGTGAGCCAGTCCCTAATGAGGATAACTCACCTGGACGGGCTTCTGATGACCTCTCAGCCACCAAAGTTTATACGTGTCCAGTTATCAGTAACTTAGAGTTTGAGGTTCAGCATTCTATCATTTGCAAAAT GTGTGGTGAAACAGTCACTAAACGAGAACAGTTTAATGACCTCTCCATTGACCTTCCTCGAAGAAAGAAATTGCTTCCTTCCCGATCGATCCAGGATTCCCTTGACCTCTTTTTTCGG GCAGAGGAGATTGAGTATTCCTGTGAGAAGTGCAATGGAAAGTCTGCTGTTGTCACGCACAAGTTCAACAGGCTTCCCAG GGTCCTGATTCTTCATCTGAAACGATACAGCTTCAATGTAGCATTGTCTCTCAATCATAAAGTCGGGCAGCAGGTGGTTATTCCAAGATACTTAACCCTACTTTCACACTGTATGGAAAGCACTAGGCTGCCACTGACGCTGGGATGGAGCGTCCATTCTGCAAT ttCCCGTCCATTGAAAGCCTCCCAAATGGTGAATTCCTGTACTATAAGCACTTCCACACCTTCTAG aaaatacactTTCAAGTCAAAGAGCTCTGCAGCACTCTATGTAGATTCTGACAGTGATGATGAGCCATTGAAACGCTCTGTTGCCCATAGCCAAAGGTTGTGTAACATACAGAGTAGAGATCAGCAACAACTGCAAGAAGAGCCAGAAAag GGttcaaaaagaagtaaaatggaGGGTGACAAACCTGAGCTGGGTAACGCTGGTTTTGATGGGATGAGCGAAGATGAGCTGCTAGCAGCTGTCTTAGAGATTAGCAAAAGGGAAGCTTCTCTGTCTCTGAGCCACGATGAAGATAAGCCCACAAGCAGCCCAGACACTGGTTTTGGAGATGATGAAATTCAGGAATTGCCGGAAAACCTAGAATCTATGGAGATGGAAAAACCCAAAGCAGCATTAGACTCAG GTCCTGCCAATTTCACTGAGATAACTAAAGATTTTGATgagaataaggaaaacaaaactccGGAAGGCTCCCAGGGAGAGGTTGACTGGCTGCAGCAGTATGatatggagagagagagggaagaacaAGAACTTCAGCAGGCACTGGCTCAAAGCCTTCAAGAGCAA GAGGCACGAGAACAAAAAGAGGATGATGACCTTAAACGAGCCACGGAATTAAGTCTACAAG AGTTTAACAGCTCTCTCCTGGACAGCGTTGGTTCTGATGAAGACTCTGGGAATGAGGATGTTCTTGACATGGAGTATTCAGAAGCTGaagcagaagagctgaaaagaaatgctgag ACAGGAGAGCTTCCTCACTCCTATCGCCTCATCAGCATCGTCAGCCATATTGGAAGCACATCATCTTCAG GTCATTATATCAGTGATGTCTATGATATCAAGAAGCAGTCTTGGTTCACCTACAATGACCTGGAAGTGTCTAGGACTCTAGAGGCCACTGTTCAGTGTGACAGAGACCGAAGCGGCTACATCTTCTTCTACATGCACAA GGATATCTTCGATGAGTtactagaaacagaaaaaaatgcacagccACTTAGCATGGAAGTAGGAAGATCGGTTCGTCAGCCTCTGTGA